The following proteins come from a genomic window of Malus domestica chromosome 02, GDT2T_hap1:
- the LOC103405414 gene encoding uncharacterized protein produces MAPSAPTNHHTIISKLPPKPNSKSTTAAPKQPLVCFSFAAYAKSVVKHLHSSPHNIPIEQGLTDQELASLEAAFDFTFPPDLRTILQEGLPVGPAFPNWRSSSHQQLRILLSLPSRSLLRQVSNGTLWCESWGPKRSPRHRHSDADVANQLVMKAPVLVPIYRNCYVPSRPNVAGNPVLYIDAERVRVLSYDITRFFCQEFGFVHVPAWAPRAARRIEFWSEVVGREETRGWWSGEDLAECLEEVFWRLREGGWKEEEVKEMMMMDGCGEKVRSGPHMTGDGYEEAGVEWRVKVLSMVLLRGGWTKEDVMDSLGLEGTG; encoded by the coding sequence ATGGCACCGTCAGCACCAACCAACCACCACACGATCATCAGCAAGCTGCCACCAAAACCCAACTCCAAATCCACGACTGCCGCACCCAAACAGCCGCTAGTCTGCTTCTCTTTCGCAGCCTACGCCAAGTCCGTCGTAAAACACCTCCACTCCTCACCCCACAACATCCCAATCGAGCAAGGCCTCACCGATCAAGAGCTCGCCTCCCTCGAAGCCGCCTTTGACTTCACCTTCCCACCTGACCTCCGCACCATCCTCCAGGAAGGCCTCCCCGTGGGCCCCGCCTTCCCCAACTGGCGCTCTTCCTCCCACCAACAACTCCGGATCCTCCTCAGCCTCCCATCCCGCAGCCTCCTCAGGCAAGTCTCCAACGGAACCCTCTGGTGCGAGTCGTGGGGTCCGAAGCGTTCACCGCGTCATCGTCATAGTGATGCTGACGTGGCAAACCAGCTGGTGATGAAAGCGCCCGTTCTCGTTCCGATTTACCGGAACTGTTACGTGCCTTCGAGGCCGAACGTGGCGGGGAATCCTGTTTTGTACATTGACGCGGAGAGGGTCAGGGTTCTGAGCTATGACATCACCCGGTTTTTTTGCCAAGAGTTTGGGTTCGTGCACGTGCCCGCGTGGGCCCCAAGGGCAGCGCGGAGGATCGAGTTTTGGAGCGAGGTGGTGGGGCGTGAGGAGACGCGCGGGTGGTGGAGTGGGGAAGACTTGGCGGAATGTTTGGAGGAGGTGTTTTGGAGGCTGAGGGAGGGCGGGtggaaggaggaggaggttaaggagatgatgatgatggacGGCTGTGGTGAGAAGGTGAGAAGTGGGCCCCACATGACGGGAGATGGTTATGAGGAGGCGGGCGTGGAGTGGCGCGTGAAGGTACTGTCTATGGTTTTGTTGCGTGGGGGTTGGACCAAAGAGGATGTGATGGACTCCCTTGGTCTCGAGGGAACAGGATGA
- the LOC139191345 gene encoding uncharacterized mitochondrial protein AtMg00810-like: MVVTGNDPEEKAALQKYLASEFEMKDLGALKYFLGIEVARSQQGIFLSQWKYVLDILMETEMLACKPADTPIELNHKLGEYPDQIPTNKERYQRIVGKLIYLAHTRPDIAYAVSMTLKATLILIGLVM; the protein is encoded by the exons atggtAGTTACAGGAAATGATCCAGAAGAAAAGGCAGCACTGCAAAAGTATCTAGCaagtgaatttgagatgaaagatctcggTGCTTTAAAGTATTTCTTGGGCATTGAGGTGGCCCGCTCACAACAAGGAATATTTCTATCACAATGGAAATATGTTCTTGATATTTTGATGGAAACTGAGATGCTAGCATGCAAACCAGCAGATACCCCAATTGAGCTGAATCACAAACTTGGTGAATATCCTGATCAGATACCTACCAACAAAGAGAGATATCAACGAATTGTTGGTAAGCTAATATATCTTGCAcatactagaccagatatagcaTATGCAGTCAGCATG aCATTAAAGGCTACACTGATACTGATTGGGCTAGTGATGTAA